The Desulfosporosinus acidiphilus SJ4 genome has a window encoding:
- a CDS encoding ECF transporter S component produces the protein MGQINNMETKEVKLSAWNVKRLSVMAIFLALSYVGALIKIPSPVGTIGMDSAPGFFCALAFGGIEGAVVIAFGHLLTSAVVGFPLTIPVHLYIAVQMALWALAYRWVNKTFGLIPAAIAGIILNGVVSSFAMLPIMGMGGVLGLLPFLVLGSALNVIISAIAYKAIKGTRLI, from the coding sequence ATGGGTCAAATCAACAACATGGAAACAAAAGAGGTCAAGCTGTCCGCCTGGAATGTCAAACGGCTTTCTGTCATGGCTATTTTCTTAGCCTTGAGTTATGTGGGTGCACTAATTAAAATTCCAAGTCCGGTGGGAACTATCGGTATGGATTCAGCCCCTGGTTTTTTCTGTGCTCTAGCCTTTGGAGGAATTGAGGGAGCCGTGGTTATAGCTTTTGGTCACTTATTAACTTCAGCTGTAGTTGGATTCCCTTTAACAATCCCTGTTCATCTTTATATTGCAGTACAGATGGCTTTATGGGCCTTGGCTTATCGTTGGGTGAATAAAACTTTCGGCCTTATACCTGCCGCCATTGCCGGAATAATACTAAATGGAGTTGTATCTTCTTTTGCTATGCTGCCAATCATGGGAATGGGTGGAGTACTCGGATTACTTCCTTTTCTCGTCCTCGGTTCTGCCCTTAATGTAATAATTTCGGCGATTGCCTATAAAGCAATCAAAGGGACTCGGCTTATCTAG
- a CDS encoding spore coat protein has product MKLANNEALNLNELTLSCVNSITNMAFFLSQVKDPELRSIIQGHFDYHVKDYNIKVEYLSRPDGPTSTLQVPPLNNTLPNYTESQTNVQSVTPRTQLTALNDREIATSYMLTLKRAGREYAWSAMEAGNPGLRSFLEDAFKMSSHHAYDVWQWMVKKGYYPLEAADQTTMNILGQSYNVVQGPAATLQ; this is encoded by the coding sequence ATGAAATTAGCAAACAATGAAGCCCTGAATCTCAACGAATTAACACTGAGTTGTGTTAATTCAATTACAAATATGGCTTTCTTTCTTAGTCAGGTAAAAGACCCGGAATTAAGGTCCATTATTCAGGGACATTTTGATTACCACGTTAAGGATTATAACATTAAAGTTGAATATCTCAGCAGACCGGACGGTCCGACATCTACCCTCCAAGTTCCTCCCTTAAACAATACCCTGCCTAATTACACCGAATCACAAACAAACGTGCAATCGGTTACTCCAAGGACACAATTAACCGCGTTAAATGATAGAGAAATTGCTACATCCTATATGCTGACCTTAAAAAGAGCAGGTCGTGAATATGCATGGTCAGCCATGGAAGCAGGCAACCCTGGCTTAAGATCATTTTTAGAAGATGCTTTTAAAATGTCATCACATCACGCCTATGATGTTTGGCAGTGGATGGTTAAGAAAGGTTATTATCCTCTTGAAGCTGCTGATCAAACCACAATGAACATCCTTGGACAGTCTTATAATGTTGTCCAAGGTCCGGCTGCAACCTTACAATGA
- a CDS encoding MFS transporter — translation MSRFKLINTQPIEQIVNRNALIFGLISVLLYGIGFGLTTPVVPFLVQPFFKNAGNQAMAVALLTFIYAICVFLAAPALGALSDRYGRRPILLVCLLGSAAGYLIFGIGGALWVLFLGRIIDGLTGGNISTILAYFADITPADQRTKYFGWAGAAAGAGTIIGPSLGGLLANFGYSTPVYFGAIITLLNVVYGAFYMPESLCQDRRLKKISFARLNPLTQLASILSIKNLKWIFIAIFLLGVPSGSLQALFSQLAKDTFKWGPWIIGVMFSILGALDIITQSLLMPKLLIKLKVSQIAVLGMLSETIAYGLIAVSVIFSSFPFFIAGTIVYGFGDAIFGPSVNGILSSAVSSEEQGRIQGGSQSVQALTRIIGPILGGELYVSLGHFAPAVMGIILVTAAVTAIQKGTHNQLWVQD, via the coding sequence ATGAGCAGATTTAAATTAATTAATACACAACCTATTGAACAAATCGTTAATAGAAATGCTTTAATATTCGGTCTAATTTCCGTACTTCTTTATGGTATAGGCTTCGGACTTACAACACCTGTTGTTCCATTTTTGGTACAACCCTTTTTTAAGAATGCTGGAAATCAGGCTATGGCTGTTGCACTGCTGACTTTCATCTATGCAATCTGCGTATTTCTGGCAGCTCCCGCGCTTGGAGCTTTGAGTGATCGGTACGGTCGCCGTCCGATACTCTTAGTATGCCTGTTGGGCTCCGCTGCCGGATATCTGATTTTTGGTATCGGCGGCGCTCTTTGGGTATTGTTTCTAGGGCGCATAATAGACGGGCTTACAGGCGGAAATATAAGCACCATCTTAGCATATTTTGCCGATATCACGCCAGCGGATCAGCGAACAAAATACTTCGGATGGGCTGGCGCAGCTGCTGGAGCAGGCACCATCATCGGACCTAGTCTAGGCGGATTGCTTGCAAATTTTGGCTATTCTACTCCCGTGTACTTTGGAGCGATCATAACATTGTTAAATGTTGTCTATGGGGCCTTTTATATGCCTGAAAGTCTTTGCCAAGACCGCAGACTGAAGAAAATCTCCTTTGCGAGGTTGAATCCATTGACTCAATTAGCAAGTATATTATCTATAAAAAACCTAAAATGGATTTTTATTGCGATCTTCTTGCTCGGTGTACCCTCCGGTTCTCTTCAAGCCCTATTTTCTCAACTAGCCAAAGATACCTTTAAATGGGGACCCTGGATAATAGGAGTTATGTTCTCTATTCTCGGCGCCCTGGATATTATTACTCAAAGTCTTCTAATGCCCAAGCTCTTGATTAAACTCAAAGTATCGCAAATAGCAGTTCTTGGAATGCTCTCTGAAACTATAGCTTACGGTCTCATTGCAGTATCTGTTATATTCTCATCCTTTCCATTTTTTATTGCAGGTACAATTGTATACGGTTTTGGAGATGCCATTTTTGGTCCGTCTGTCAATGGGATACTTTCCAGTGCTGTCAGTTCTGAGGAACAAGGCAGGATTCAGGGAGGCAGTCAATCCGTTCAGGCTTTGACACGAATAATCGGGCCTATTCTTGGCGGCGAGTTGTATGTATCTCTGGGACATTTCGCCCCCGCCGTAATGGGTATAATTCTTGTGACAGCGGCAGTAACAGCTATACAAAAAGGTACACATAATCAGTTATGGGTTCAAGACTAA
- a CDS encoding DUF6054 family protein: MSTYNFKVSMSPIEALDIVKQNVDADLVHEEIHDLGNGNYIGTLIFEKYYMRVKNRVALVVIIDNIYGQTDVRSIATGSSEGMIFNFDWGAADSFASSVKDILDDFIIQS; encoded by the coding sequence ATGAGTACTTATAATTTCAAGGTTAGTATGTCTCCCATCGAAGCATTGGATATAGTCAAGCAAAATGTGGATGCTGATCTTGTACATGAGGAAATTCATGATTTAGGTAATGGAAATTACATCGGGACATTAATATTTGAAAAATATTATATGCGTGTAAAGAATAGGGTGGCACTCGTCGTAATAATCGATAATATTTATGGACAAACGGACGTAAGATCAATAGCCACAGGAAGTTCAGAAGGGATGATTTTCAACTTTGATTGGGGTGCCGCAGATTCCTTTGCCAGCAGCGTAAAAGACATTCTTGATGACTTTATCATTCAATCGTAA
- a CDS encoding DUF1287 domain-containing protein yields MEESSKVTILKCVLGEVISLKRSVKRYTVLFSLIGLALISWVGIDLFHPIDKLPIGQSLKIPNISCPSDKDNDGITDLQDIVKGARAEVNRKPHYRSAYYQGGFPPDSEGVCTDVVWRAMRDAGYNLKALVDKDIRENPAKYSRIAGNPDPNIDFRRVPNLIVFFRRYGTELTRDIKPGDAENLYQWQPGDIVIFDNPHEHVAIISDKRRKDGVPYILHIAGPTASETDQLQSWPSKITGHFRFPKF; encoded by the coding sequence ATGGAAGAAAGTTCAAAAGTAACTATATTAAAATGTGTCCTTGGTGAGGTGATCAGCCTGAAAAGATCTGTTAAACGATATACGGTTTTGTTCAGCCTAATAGGATTAGCCCTGATATCATGGGTTGGTATTGATTTGTTCCATCCTATAGACAAGTTGCCCATAGGACAGTCACTTAAGATCCCCAATATTTCATGCCCAAGTGATAAGGATAACGATGGCATCACCGATTTACAAGACATTGTTAAAGGGGCCAGAGCGGAAGTGAACAGAAAGCCTCATTATCGCAGCGCTTATTACCAAGGAGGTTTTCCTCCCGACAGTGAAGGTGTGTGTACTGACGTTGTGTGGAGGGCTATGCGTGATGCGGGTTATAATTTAAAGGCATTAGTGGATAAAGATATCCGGGAAAATCCTGCAAAATATTCTCGTATTGCGGGCAATCCCGATCCAAATATAGATTTTCGCCGGGTTCCAAACTTGATTGTTTTTTTTCGAAGGTACGGAACAGAACTTACGAGGGATATAAAACCCGGTGACGCTGAAAACCTATACCAATGGCAGCCTGGAGACATTGTTATTTTTGATAATCCACATGAACATGTTGCAATTATCTCTGATAAACGGAGGAAGGATGGCGTACCATATATTTTACATATTGCAGGACCCACGGCGAGTGAAACGGACCAACTCCAAAGCTGGCCTTCTAAAATAACCGGCCATTTCCGATTTCCAAAGTTTTAG
- a CDS encoding MFS transporter — protein sequence MNPYLWFLSIGHLIVDLSQGVLPIMSPFLAKSFHLSYFQIGIVALAFTFSSAIIQPIFGVLSDRCSMPWLMPLGLLLSGLGLALTGTVKTYGLLLLVVLLSGIGVAGYHPEGSKIAHFISEDSKAGSSMAIFSVGGNIGYGLGPMLAAFVLGFSGLGSIQGVMIPGALAALVFVFLLPKFNKLLAKNLHVRKNNGDQMDHENQVGSLIILILYVTIRSWIQSGLVYFIPFYFPNFKGIEKPDYLVSTFLIAGAVGTIVGGPFADRFGGRKGLLVSMVLCLATVYPFLHLNGIGIPILAFIVGAALISTFSTTVVFGQRLLPRNIGLASGLMLGFAVGMGSIGVTLLGAIADRFGLPFTMNIISLLPVLGLGLAFILPDVRAWGGAVK from the coding sequence GTGAATCCATATTTGTGGTTTTTAAGCATTGGCCATTTAATTGTAGATTTGAGCCAAGGGGTCCTTCCTATTATGTCTCCCTTCTTAGCGAAGAGCTTTCATCTTAGCTATTTTCAAATCGGTATCGTTGCGTTGGCTTTTACTTTTAGTTCAGCGATTATCCAGCCAATTTTCGGTGTTTTAAGCGATCGTTGCAGCATGCCCTGGTTAATGCCCCTGGGGCTTCTCCTTTCTGGTTTAGGTTTAGCTCTCACTGGCACTGTTAAAACCTACGGGTTGCTTTTACTTGTGGTGCTTTTGAGTGGTATTGGAGTAGCGGGATATCACCCTGAAGGTTCTAAAATAGCTCATTTCATTAGCGAGGACAGCAAAGCCGGGTCTTCGATGGCGATCTTTTCAGTGGGAGGGAATATAGGATATGGTCTAGGTCCTATGTTAGCTGCGTTTGTTTTGGGCTTTTCTGGTTTAGGTTCAATTCAGGGTGTAATGATTCCGGGAGCTTTGGCCGCTTTGGTCTTCGTGTTTCTATTACCTAAATTCAATAAATTACTAGCGAAGAATTTACATGTACGAAAAAATAATGGAGATCAAATGGATCATGAAAATCAAGTAGGAAGCCTCATAATTTTAATCCTGTATGTAACGATAAGGTCATGGATACAATCCGGCCTGGTTTATTTTATCCCTTTTTATTTTCCTAATTTTAAAGGAATTGAAAAACCTGATTATCTGGTGAGCACCTTTTTAATTGCCGGGGCAGTAGGCACAATTGTCGGCGGGCCTTTTGCCGACCGTTTCGGCGGGCGCAAGGGCCTATTGGTCTCTATGGTTCTTTGTTTAGCCACTGTCTACCCGTTTCTGCACCTAAATGGAATTGGGATCCCCATTCTCGCATTCATTGTCGGTGCCGCATTGATTTCGACTTTTTCTACCACTGTGGTTTTTGGACAAAGGCTTTTGCCTCGTAATATTGGGCTTGCTTCAGGACTGATGCTAGGTTTTGCAGTTGGTATGGGTTCTATCGGGGTAACATTACTTGGAGCTATCGCTGATCGTTTCGGCCTGCCCTTTACTATGAACATCATAAGCTTACTTCCTGTACTGGGCCTTGGACTTGCCTTTATCCTCCCGGATGTCAGGGCCTGGGGGGGTGCCGTGAAGTAA
- a CDS encoding alpha-ribazole kinase codes for MGYQGRDIEAVLINPEQYLIASCDSCGAIGLKEFDVVKVSWSVTGRMTTRVALLEVLAVGAVPKIMTVAISNEPSPTGEELLKGVKEELDFAGLNLSMAVSTEKNIPTQQTGLGISVIGTVRTEHLRVGTSQIGDEVYCLGMPKVGSELCNPEDPEIVQVTDLQKLLEVLGIHDVIPVGSKGILKEAQLLASNNNSKLLINQSCSLDLNKSAGPSTCLVFSASSSTKENLLSLNRDQLQLNKIGALI; via the coding sequence TTGGGATATCAGGGTCGCGATATAGAAGCTGTTTTGATAAATCCAGAGCAATATCTAATTGCATCTTGTGATTCCTGCGGGGCAATCGGATTAAAAGAGTTTGATGTCGTTAAAGTATCTTGGTCGGTCACTGGAAGAATGACCACCAGAGTTGCCCTGCTGGAGGTCCTAGCCGTAGGCGCAGTACCGAAAATCATGACTGTGGCGATTTCTAACGAACCTTCTCCGACGGGTGAGGAACTATTAAAGGGGGTGAAAGAAGAGTTAGACTTTGCCGGGCTTAACCTCTCGATGGCTGTAAGCACCGAAAAAAATATACCGACCCAACAAACTGGGCTCGGCATAAGTGTCATTGGCACAGTTCGTACAGAACATCTGCGAGTAGGAACTTCACAAATTGGAGATGAAGTTTACTGCCTTGGTATGCCAAAAGTCGGCTCTGAACTTTGCAATCCGGAAGATCCAGAAATCGTACAGGTTACAGATCTGCAAAAGCTCTTAGAAGTTCTTGGAATCCATGACGTTATACCCGTGGGGTCAAAAGGAATTTTGAAAGAGGCCCAGCTGTTAGCCTCAAATAATAACAGTAAGTTGTTAATTAATCAATCCTGTTCTTTAGACTTAAATAAATCCGCTGGTCCATCCACGTGTCTTGTTTTCTCTGCTTCTTCATCAACAAAAGAGAATTTACTTTCTTTAAACCGGGATCAATTACAGCTTAATAAAATTGGTGCACTAATCTAA
- a CDS encoding ABC transporter ATP-binding protein, with amino-acid sequence MAIETTNAAGTNQTTHSTLVNTENDKAIELRNVSYHYPNSVEESLQRINLTIEKGRFVVLMGATGAGKTTLSLCLNGLIPQLFEGKLTGDVRVAGRNVRNTPVQLMSTILGLVLQDPETQILGRTVEEDTAFGPRNISVPLEEIQQRVDHSLEKVRLKGYNHRLTEELSGGEKQRLAIAGVLAMKSEILVLDEPTSELDPAGQLEIFATLDELRRKNALTILLAVHSGEEVINRADEIIVLNQGQLVWRGEPAQLFRNIPLLLRYGIKPLPVSLIGWELYERGWISLEEIPLDISAAEILLKKLLSNHTQVTKNQMSEDVGPSWLQSQMQDQKECQLLKEKAIEIKGLFYQYKSGRNALQGINLTIDIGDFVALIGQNGAGKTTLAKHLNGLLKPSNGEVFVHGMSTKDNDISHLGKIVGYVFQNPDHQIFSTTVEKEIEYGLRNSGLTTSEIKERIQQVLQETGLEGFRHLHPFTLGKGERQMIAVASILVLNPRILIIDEPTTGTDWSGVQAMMELINRLHQAGTTIVMVSHDMDLVAQYAQRVIVLNEGRILLDGHPREVFAQEKVLADASIIPPQLCRLSLGLRDMGIQETLLHPEEFTALFERGEMTKC; translated from the coding sequence GTGGCCATAGAAACAACCAACGCGGCAGGAACTAATCAAACAACCCACTCAACCTTAGTTAATACTGAAAATGATAAAGCCATCGAACTAAGGAATGTTTCTTATCATTATCCAAATTCTGTCGAGGAAAGTTTGCAGAGAATTAACCTTACCATTGAAAAAGGACGGTTCGTTGTCCTAATGGGAGCTACCGGAGCCGGGAAAACAACCTTAAGTTTATGCCTTAACGGCTTAATACCACAGCTTTTTGAAGGAAAATTGACCGGAGATGTTCGAGTGGCCGGCAGAAACGTGAGGAATACTCCTGTCCAGCTCATGTCCACAATTTTAGGGCTTGTCCTCCAAGACCCGGAAACTCAAATTCTTGGCCGTACTGTGGAAGAAGATACGGCTTTTGGTCCCCGTAACATTTCTGTTCCCTTAGAAGAAATCCAACAACGTGTTGATCACTCCTTAGAAAAGGTTCGGCTTAAAGGATATAATCATCGTTTGACTGAGGAATTATCCGGCGGAGAGAAACAGCGGTTGGCGATTGCAGGGGTTCTGGCGATGAAATCAGAGATATTAGTGCTCGATGAGCCTACGTCAGAACTTGATCCTGCGGGTCAATTGGAGATTTTCGCAACCCTCGATGAATTGCGCCGGAAAAATGCCTTGACCATTCTATTGGCAGTGCACTCCGGTGAAGAAGTGATCAACAGGGCGGATGAAATTATCGTCTTAAATCAGGGACAACTGGTTTGGCGTGGTGAACCGGCTCAACTTTTTCGCAACATTCCTTTATTGCTCCGGTATGGGATAAAACCTTTGCCTGTCAGTCTTATCGGATGGGAATTATATGAAAGAGGATGGATATCCCTTGAAGAAATCCCATTAGATATATCGGCTGCCGAAATACTTTTAAAAAAATTGCTTTCTAATCATACACAGGTTACCAAAAATCAGATGTCTGAGGATGTAGGCCCTTCATGGCTTCAGTCGCAAATGCAAGATCAGAAGGAGTGTCAGCTGCTCAAGGAAAAGGCCATAGAAATCAAAGGTTTATTTTATCAATATAAATCAGGAAGAAATGCTCTACAAGGAATAAATTTAACAATAGACATCGGGGATTTTGTTGCTCTGATTGGTCAAAACGGTGCCGGCAAAACGACGTTAGCAAAACATTTGAATGGTCTGTTGAAACCATCAAACGGGGAAGTCTTTGTTCATGGTATGAGTACAAAAGACAATGATATTTCTCATTTGGGAAAAATCGTTGGTTATGTTTTCCAGAATCCAGACCATCAGATTTTTTCCACCACCGTTGAAAAAGAAATTGAATACGGCCTGAGAAACAGCGGTTTGACTACCTCAGAAATCAAAGAACGAATTCAACAAGTACTTCAAGAAACCGGCTTAGAGGGCTTTCGTCATCTTCACCCTTTTACCTTGGGAAAAGGAGAAAGACAGATGATTGCTGTAGCTTCAATCCTAGTGCTTAATCCTCGAATTTTAATTATTGACGAACCGACGACTGGAACAGACTGGTCGGGAGTACAGGCAATGATGGAATTGATCAACCGACTTCATCAAGCGGGTACGACCATTGTCATGGTAAGTCATGATATGGATCTTGTAGCCCAATATGCCCAACGGGTTATTGTTCTGAATGAGGGCAGGATTCTTCTTGATGGGCATCCCCGGGAGGTCTTCGCCCAAGAAAAGGTTTTAGCAGATGCCTCTATAATTCCACCCCAGCTCTGTCGGCTTTCCTTAGGTTTACGTGACATGGGAATTCAAGAGACGTTACTCCACCCGGAAGAATTTACGGCACTTTTCGAAAGAGGGGAAATGACAAAATGTTAG
- a CDS encoding HD domain-containing phosphohydrolase yields the protein MGIRLKTFFVITAGALAVALVMLGAIRMFLIDNLLSQEDQIIKQNYKSISIMLNSRQNSLKSTLLDWAKWDDTFNFIRDDNQAYINNNLQNSTFTDLSLNMMMFLNNDGKVIYAKGYDLENGVKTSIDSSIISYINKSQKKLSGIQGNDVLAGMLMVSNRPMIILISSITQSNEKPPADGYLIIGQYLDKSFLNYLDDVTHETIDIGSVNPSQATPSDDGLVIKKSQTLIMATTYVKDLNGNPDISITMKRERNIYDQGIKTLNLFRWVFLAGLFTIILICILVIDRTILKRLRKLYSFVHEVGIRKDVWSRIELSGKDEISKLATAINHMLEEIKMAYKDIEEGEERFRLTMEATNDGFWDLRIEDMNLYINSEWLRLVGDETLDQDDLYKKYFRPVKVDESTINNALDECIRGDKEYLHEEYSVFKNNGEQIWILNRGKVVEYDSSGKPKRVVGTFSDITTQKRIEQELYILSYTDKLTGLKNRAYMEKVLESLDGSIESKYQILMGDLNGLKYTNDTYGHNQGDKLLCQISEILKRSCSVSDIIARWGGDEFIILIKDKDQSYCQEIIKKIKSECRNISPNLPVKLSIAIGSAEKNGNYKSKDIIKIAEERMYQNKLLESTSLRSSTLLSLERTLFEKDQETEEHAARLKIMCVKIGEEMGFSQYELDELALFAMLHDIGKIAIPDHILMKPDKLSAEEWDIMKKHSEIGFRIAESTPELSHIAKYILSHHERYDGKGYPNSLKGEQIPKMARILSIVDSFDVMTNTRPYKAAVSVEEAIEELKACSGKQFDPVIVEVFLKLLMNGNLVDNNITS from the coding sequence ATGGGGATTAGACTTAAGACATTTTTTGTCATTACTGCAGGTGCACTGGCCGTTGCTCTAGTTATGTTAGGTGCAATTAGAATGTTTTTAATCGATAACTTATTAAGTCAAGAAGATCAAATCATAAAGCAAAATTATAAAAGCATTTCTATTATGTTAAACTCAAGACAGAATTCTTTAAAAAGCACCCTCCTAGATTGGGCAAAATGGGATGACACATTCAATTTTATCAGGGACGATAATCAAGCATATATTAATAACAATTTACAGAATTCAACATTTACTGATTTATCACTTAATATGATGATGTTTTTAAATAATGATGGAAAGGTTATTTACGCTAAAGGTTATGATCTTGAGAATGGTGTTAAAACTTCAATTGATTCAAGTATTATTAGTTACATCAATAAAAGTCAAAAAAAATTATCGGGTATTCAAGGAAATGACGTCCTTGCAGGCATGCTTATGGTTTCGAACCGACCTATGATTATTCTTATTTCCTCAATTACTCAGTCTAATGAGAAACCTCCTGCCGACGGCTATCTTATTATTGGGCAATACTTAGATAAAAGCTTCTTGAATTATCTGGATGATGTTACTCATGAGACCATAGATATTGGAAGCGTTAATCCAAGCCAAGCAACACCCTCTGACGATGGTTTAGTTATTAAAAAAAGCCAAACCCTGATAATGGCTACTACCTATGTTAAAGATCTTAATGGAAATCCGGATATTTCAATAACCATGAAGAGGGAAAGGAATATTTATGATCAGGGAATAAAAACTCTGAATTTATTTAGATGGGTGTTTTTAGCAGGATTATTTACGATAATCCTAATTTGCATACTCGTAATCGATCGAACGATACTTAAACGTCTGCGCAAGCTCTATAGTTTTGTCCACGAGGTAGGCATAAGAAAAGACGTATGGTCAAGAATAGAACTTAGTGGAAAGGATGAAATCTCGAAGTTAGCGACAGCAATAAATCATATGCTTGAAGAAATTAAAATGGCTTATAAAGATATTGAAGAAGGAGAAGAACGATTCAGGTTAACAATGGAAGCGACCAATGATGGGTTCTGGGATCTGAGAATTGAGGATATGAATCTTTATATCAATTCTGAGTGGTTAAGGTTAGTTGGTGATGAAACTCTTGATCAGGACGACCTTTACAAAAAATACTTCCGCCCAGTTAAAGTAGATGAATCAACGATCAATAATGCCTTAGATGAGTGTATTCGTGGGGACAAGGAATATTTACATGAAGAATACAGTGTATTCAAAAATAATGGCGAACAGATTTGGATCTTAAATCGTGGTAAAGTCGTTGAATATGATTCTTCAGGAAAGCCTAAACGTGTGGTGGGGACTTTTTCAGATATTACTACGCAAAAACGGATTGAGCAAGAATTGTATATATTAAGTTATACTGATAAGTTAACCGGCCTAAAAAATAGAGCGTATATGGAGAAAGTACTTGAAAGTCTCGATGGATCCATAGAATCTAAATATCAAATCCTAATGGGGGATTTAAATGGATTGAAATATACTAATGATACCTATGGACATAATCAGGGTGATAAGTTATTGTGTCAAATTTCTGAGATCCTTAAGAGAAGTTGCTCAGTGAGTGATATTATCGCTCGTTGGGGTGGAGATGAATTTATTATTCTCATTAAAGATAAGGATCAATCGTATTGTCAAGAAATTATAAAAAAGATTAAAAGCGAATGTAGAAATATATCCCCGAATCTTCCTGTAAAATTAAGTATTGCAATTGGCAGCGCTGAAAAGAATGGTAATTACAAAAGTAAAGATATTATTAAAATTGCTGAAGAAAGAATGTACCAAAATAAACTTTTAGAAAGTACAAGCCTGAGAAGTTCAACGCTCTTATCCCTTGAAAGAACCCTTTTTGAAAAAGATCAAGAAACAGAAGAACATGCAGCGAGATTGAAAATTATGTGCGTGAAAATTGGTGAGGAAATGGGATTTTCGCAATACGAACTTGATGAATTAGCATTGTTTGCAATGCTCCATGATATTGGCAAAATTGCGATTCCAGATCATATATTAATGAAACCGGACAAGCTCTCCGCTGAAGAGTGGGATATCATGAAAAAACATTCGGAAATAGGTTTTCGTATTGCTGAGTCAACGCCGGAACTGTCGCATATCGCCAAATATATTCTTTCTCATCATGAACGTTATGATGGGAAGGGATATCCTAATAGCTTAAAGGGCGAACAGATACCAAAGATGGCAAGAATATTAAGCATAGTTGATTCTTTTGATGTCATGACGAATACTAGACCATACAAAGCTGCCGTTAGTGTTGAAGAGGCAATTGAAGAATTAAAAGCATGTTCGGGAAAACAATTTGATCCTGTTATTGTTGAAGTATTCCTAAAGCTATTGATGAACGGTAATTTAGTAGACAATAATATAACATCGTAG
- a CDS encoding energy-coupling factor transporter transmembrane component T family protein, protein MLAASLSENTLIHRLDVRSKMLCFLVIIILTFLFQNPIYQLAIILFTGLIALWINIPLRKILGLIVPLLPIVISITLVTGFSFSPQHFEHIDNRKILFYLFPGNHLGATVGGFLMGTTFLLRIWSLLIASSILTFTTSLEEFTCFFQWLKVPAEVSMILTTALRFIPTLDKKRCLILEAQMARGMNFQGKGIIGTIRSYVPVMVPLFINSIMMANTLSMAMLNRGYGLTRALSVQPQQTISIRDLWISAFILIVFVLALFVRFKLRLGIL, encoded by the coding sequence ATGTTAGCTGCCTCTTTATCAGAAAATACCTTAATTCACCGTTTAGATGTTCGCAGTAAAATGCTTTGTTTCTTAGTGATTATCATACTGACTTTTTTATTTCAAAATCCTATTTACCAGCTTGCTATTATCCTTTTCACGGGCCTTATCGCCTTGTGGATAAATATCCCTCTGCGTAAAATCCTAGGCCTGATCGTTCCTTTACTGCCTATTGTCATTTCGATCACCCTTGTTACTGGGTTTTCTTTCTCACCTCAGCACTTTGAACACATTGACAACCGAAAAATTCTCTTTTATCTTTTCCCAGGGAATCACTTGGGAGCCACCGTCGGAGGCTTTTTAATGGGGACGACCTTTTTACTCCGGATATGGAGTTTATTGATCGCTTCCTCAATCTTGACCTTCACAACGTCACTTGAGGAATTCACCTGCTTTTTTCAATGGCTGAAGGTTCCCGCCGAAGTATCTATGATACTGACCACGGCACTGCGCTTTATTCCCACCTTAGATAAAAAAAGATGCCTTATTCTTGAGGCTCAAATGGCAAGGGGCATGAATTTCCAAGGAAAAGGGATTATTGGTACAATTCGTTCCTATGTCCCAGTTATGGTCCCTTTGTTTATTAACTCGATTATGATGGCTAATACCCTGTCGATGGCCATGCTGAACCGGGGGTATGGTTTAACGCGGGCTTTGTCCGTTCAACCTCAGCAAACCATTTCGATAAGAGATTTATGGATAAGTGCTTTCATTCTTATTGTATTTGTATTGGCCCTTTTTGTCCGTTTTAAGCTTCGCCTAGGAATTTTATAA